From a region of the Leptospira kmetyi serovar Malaysia str. Bejo-Iso9 genome:
- a CDS encoding trimeric intracellular cation channel family protein: protein MDLSYYIELIGVGFFALSGALAAAEKKSHHHDIFSAFFTGFITAIGGGTLRDITLGNYPVAWVRDENVLWAILIGFVITLLFANYWPKLKRELFVFDSIGIGIYTVIGTKISLATGVNPFGSVILGMISAIFGGVIRDTLINEVPLIFRKEIYATACLAGATLYVLLGYLNVNSDWNTGLSVCLVVLIRIVAVRFNLSLPTFRLPQ, encoded by the coding sequence ATGGACTTATCGTATTACATAGAATTGATCGGGGTAGGATTTTTCGCTCTTTCGGGTGCTTTGGCCGCCGCCGAAAAGAAAAGTCATCATCACGATATCTTCAGCGCGTTTTTTACGGGTTTTATTACGGCGATCGGCGGCGGAACTCTTCGAGACATCACACTCGGAAATTATCCGGTCGCTTGGGTTCGGGATGAAAACGTCCTTTGGGCGATCTTGATCGGTTTCGTAATCACACTTCTGTTCGCGAACTATTGGCCCAAACTGAAACGGGAACTTTTCGTTTTTGATTCGATCGGAATCGGAATTTACACGGTGATCGGAACGAAAATTTCTTTGGCAACGGGAGTCAATCCGTTCGGATCCGTGATCTTGGGGATGATCTCCGCGATTTTCGGCGGAGTGATCCGCGATACTTTGATCAACGAGGTTCCTTTGATCTTTCGTAAGGAAATTTACGCGACGGCTTGTTTGGCCGGAGCCACCCTTTACGTTTTATTAGGATATTTGAATGTGAATTCCGATTGGAACACCGGTCTCTCCGTTTGTCTTGTGGTTTTGATCCGAATCGTCGCGGTTCGGTTTAATCTTTCGCTTCCCACCTTTCGACTTCCGCAGTGA
- a CDS encoding HAD-IA family hydrolase, whose protein sequence is MSYDKYLFLDVGDTILHLKKSAGETYLEILLEAGLKEEKNAGEIYRKAFSESWHKMHENSPPEHRDKYQFHPGGTPGWWKDLLSDFLERIPDRVSLETAFPIIYHRFADPELWNVDPGFWELKDFCKKENWGLGVISNWDHRLRALLEAKGILEHLNPVIVSAEFGYEKPSPKIFEEAMRLVDLPGKSLVYCGDKYDLDVAVPKSLGWRSYLKKEEGDLNSLSELIRLL, encoded by the coding sequence GTGAGTTATGATAAATATCTATTCCTCGACGTGGGCGACACGATTCTTCATTTAAAAAAATCCGCGGGCGAAACCTATCTCGAAATTCTTTTGGAAGCGGGATTGAAAGAAGAGAAAAACGCGGGAGAGATTTATAGAAAGGCTTTCTCCGAATCCTGGCATAAGATGCACGAGAATTCGCCGCCGGAACACAGGGACAAATATCAGTTTCATCCCGGAGGAACGCCGGGTTGGTGGAAGGATTTGCTTTCCGATTTTTTGGAAAGAATTCCCGATCGTGTTTCGCTTGAAACGGCCTTTCCCATCATCTATCATAGATTTGCCGATCCGGAACTTTGGAACGTGGATCCGGGCTTTTGGGAGCTCAAGGATTTTTGTAAGAAGGAGAATTGGGGACTCGGAGTGATTTCCAATTGGGATCATCGTCTGCGTGCGCTTTTGGAAGCGAAAGGTATATTAGAACATTTGAATCCAGTGATCGTAAGCGCGGAGTTCGGATATGAAAAACCTTCTCCGAAAATTTTCGAAGAAGCGATGCGTCTCGTCGATCTTCCCGGAAAATCTTTGGTGTACTGCGGAGATAAATACGACTTGGACGTGGCCGTTCCCAAATCTCTCGGATGGAGATCGTATCTAAAAAAAGAGGAAGGAGATTTGAATTCGCTTTCGGAGTTGATTCGTCTTCTTTAA
- a CDS encoding DJ-1/PfpI family protein, which produces MPGSNFSIGIFIFPGVTQLDFTGPFEVFSRIPNAKVFLFAQTKGPITTESGMKFLPDYDFATCPDLDILLVPGGSGTTLLMEEFEVLDFLKSKAENSKFITSVCTGSLVLAAAGLLDGYKATTHWLSLDVLKLFPVQISGERFVRDRNRITGGGVTAGIDFALFLTAEFFGTELAEEIQLMIEYNPAPPFTSGHPTTATSHLVEKVKVSRETAQNRRKAAAIRVLEARTKN; this is translated from the coding sequence ATGCCAGGTTCAAATTTTTCGATCGGAATCTTTATCTTTCCCGGTGTGACTCAACTCGACTTCACCGGACCTTTCGAGGTGTTCTCGAGAATCCCGAACGCGAAGGTTTTTTTATTCGCCCAAACGAAAGGACCGATCACTACAGAATCGGGAATGAAATTTCTTCCCGATTACGATTTTGCTACTTGTCCCGATCTTGATATTCTTCTCGTTCCGGGCGGTTCGGGTACGACTCTTCTGATGGAAGAATTCGAAGTTTTGGATTTTCTAAAATCGAAAGCGGAGAATTCCAAATTCATCACTTCGGTTTGTACGGGTTCCTTGGTTCTTGCGGCCGCCGGTCTTTTGGACGGTTACAAGGCGACGACTCATTGGCTTTCTTTGGATGTCTTAAAATTATTTCCGGTTCAGATTTCGGGAGAACGTTTCGTGAGAGACCGCAACCGAATCACCGGCGGCGGAGTTACTGCGGGAATCGACTTTGCTCTTTTTCTCACCGCGGAATTTTTCGGTACGGAACTCGCCGAGGAAATCCAATTGATGATCGAATACAACCCCGCACCTCCGTTCACTTCGGGTCATCCCACGACCGCGACCTCTCATCTTGTGGAAAAGGTAAAGGTCAGTCGGGAAACCGCCCAGAATCGCAGAAAGGCCGCCGCCATCCGCGTTTTAGAAGCAAGAACTAAAAATTAA